The Deinococcus puniceus genome segment GGCCTGTAATCTTTCTGAGCCTCAAGAGAGGCGGGACGCATGACAAGTGAAGAGCATACGAGAACAGGCTTGCCTGACAGGGCAAGATCAGCGGGTTGACAGTGATGTCGATCTCCAGACTGGTGCAAGGCGGAGACGCCAAATCATAGAAGTTCTACGGAACTTCGCAAATCGACCATGCGACCTGTTGCATGGACAAACTGATCACTTCAGAGTCTTCGGACTTTGGTTTGAATCCACTTTTTGGAGAGTTTGATCCTGGCTCAGGGTGAACGCTGGCGGCGTGCTTAAGACATGCAAGTCGAACGAACAGAGCTTGCTCTGTTAGTGGCGCACGGGTGAGTAACGCGTAACTGACCTACCCCCAAGTCGTGGATAACGTGCCGAAAGGTGCGCTAATACATGATGTGCTGTCCGGTCTTGTCCGGCCAGTAAAGGTTTATCTGCTTGGGGATGGGGTTGCGTTCCATCAGCTAGTTGGCGGGGTAAAGGCCCACCAAGGCAACGACGGATCGCCGGCCTGAGAGGGTGGCCGGCCACAGGGGCACTGAGACACGGGTCCCACTCCTACGGGAGGCAGCAGTTAGGAATCTTCCACAATGGGCGCAAGCCTGATGGAGCGACGCCGCGTGAGGGATGAAGGTTTTCGGATCGTAAACCTCTGAATGGGGGACGAAAGGGCCGTAAGGCAGATGACGGTACCCCAGTAATAGCACCGGCTAACTCCGTGCCAGCAGCCGCGGTAATACGGAGGGTGCAAGCGTTACCCGGAATCACTGGGCGTAAAGGGCGTGTAGGCGGTTCACTAAGTCTGGTTTTAAAGACCGGGGCTTAACTCCGGGGATGGACTGGAGACTGGTGGACTAGACCTCTGGAGAGGCAATCGGAATTCCTGGTGTAGCGGTGGAATGCGTAGATACCAGGAGGAACACCAACGGCGAAGGCAGATTGCTGGACAGAAGGTGACGCTGAGGCGCGAAAGTGTGGGGAGCGAACCGGATTAGATACCCGGGTAGTCCACACCCTAAACGATGTACGTTGGCTTAGCGCAGGATGCTGTGCTAGGCGAAGCTAACGCGATAAACGTACCGCCTGGGAAGTACGGCCGCAAGGTTGAAACTCAAAGGAATTGACGGGGGCCCGCACAAGCGGTGGAGCATGTGGTTTAATTCGAAGCAACGCGAAGAACCTTACCAGGTCTTGACATCCACAGAACCTTTGAGAGATCAGAGGGTGCCCTTCGGGGAACTGTGAGACAGGTGCTGCATGGCTGTCGTCAGCTCGTGTCGTGAGATGTTGGGTTAAGTCCCGCAACGAGCGCAACCCCTACTTTTAGTTGCCAGCCTTCAGTTGGGCACTCTAGAGGGACTGCCTGTGAAAGCAGGAGGAAGGCGGGGATGACGTCTAGTCAGCATGGTCCTTACGATCTGGGCTACACACGTGCTACAATGGATGGGACAACGCGCAGCCAGCCCGCGAGGGTGCGCGAATCGCTGAAACCTATCCTCAGTTCAGATCGGAGTCTGCAACTCGACTCCGTGAAGTTGGAATCGCTAGTAATCGTGGGTCAGCATACCGCGGTGAATACGTTCCCGGGCCTTGTACACACCGCCCGTCACACCATGGGAGTATGTTGCAGTTGAAACCGCCGGGAGCTTCACGGCAGGCGTCTAGACTGTGGCACATGACTGGGGTGAAGTCGTAACAAGGTAACTGTACCGGAAGGTGCGGTTGGATCACCTCCTTTCTTCGTTCCGTATCCTGCTCTTCACTTCCCTGATGCACACCCCCAGTCCCCCGCGTTGGCGGGGGACTTCGCTTTTGGCTGTATTGGTATTGTGCTGGTTTGCCTTTGGGCTGGCTTAGCGCCGTCAATTGCACTGTCAGCTTCTGTCAATTGCGGCACAGCCAACGCATTGAACCCAGTACAATTCAACAGTGACCCCTGAACCCCAACACGCCGCTTTCAAGCAAGCCCAAGAAGATGTGCAGGCCCTCTCCAGCAAGCCTGGGAATGACACCATGCTTAAGCTCTATGCGCTGTACAAGCAAGCCACTTTGGGTGACACGACAGGCGAGCGTCCTGGCGGATTCAACTTTGTGGCCGCCGCCAAGTACGACGCGTGGAAGGCACTGGCGGGCCAGAGTCAGGCAGACGCGCAGGCGGAGTATGTGGCGCTGGTAGAGCGGCTGAAAGGCCAGAACTGAGCCTGATCTACCCCCTGACTCTGCAAACGGCGCGGCAACCTCTGTATGGGGCTGGCGGGTGCGGTAAGCTAGATCGGTGACGGATTCTCCCGCCGCTCTCCCCTTAACTGGCACAGTCTCAGCAGACGCTGCCGCACTGGACGCTGCTGCTCCGGGGGCGCTGGCCCATGCCAAAGTCAGAATGCGAGAACTGGCGACTACCTACGTGCAGGCCCTGCCGGGTCTGGACACCCACAGCCTGATGGCGGGTCTGGACGGCGTGACCCTGCGATTCCTGCCGATGGGTGACCGCGACGGCGCATATGACCCGGAGCATCACGTCATTCTGATCAACAGCGGCGTGCGGCCCTCGCGCCAACGCTTCACGCTGGCCCATGAAATCAGTCACGCACTGCTGCTGGGCAACGATGATCTGCTGAGCGACCTGCATGATGCTTATGAGGGTGACCGCCTAGAGGGCGTGATCGAGACGCTGTGCAACGTGGGCGCGGCGGCGATCTTGATGCCTGACACGCTGATTGCCGATCTGATCTCGCGCTTTGGCCCCAGCGGGCGCACGTTGGCGGAGCTGGCACGGCGGGCCGATGTGAGCGCCAGTAGCGCCCTGTACGCCCTCGCCGAGCGCACCGAAGCGCCCGTGATCTATGCGGTCTGTGCCCTTTCGCGTGCTGGTGCCGAGGAGCGCGAACCCGATGAGGACGGCATGGTGGCCCCCACGAGTACCAAGGTGCTGACGGTGAGGGCCAGCAGCGCCGCGCCCGGCGTGAAGTACAGCTTGCGCCCCGGCACGCCCATTCCCGACAGCCATCCTATCGCCGCAGCCCTAGAAACCAATTTCCCCATCAGTCAGGAAAGCTATGTGCCGTTCCGGTCTGGCCGCAAAATGCCTGCCTACTTAGACGCCTTCCCGGAGCGGCAGGCGGTGATGGTCAGTTTTGCGCTGCCTGTCGCTCCGGCCAGTGCCCCTAAGAAAGAGGAAGATTGACCCGGATAGGTTGGGCCGAACAGGCGCACGCCCTCACGTTCCGATTTGCCGTTCCCGGCAGCACCCGCACGCCCGGCGGCTGGCAGGTGCAGTGGCACGGCTGCGGCGTGATGGGCATTCTGAACGTGACACCCGATTCGTTTAGCAACGGCGGTGAGCACTTTCGGCTGACGGAAGCGGTGGCGGCGGCCCGTGCCATGCGCGACGCCGGGGCAGTGATGATCGACGTAGGTGGCGAAAGCACCCGCCCCGGCGCTGTGCCCGTCTCTGCTGCCGAGGAATTAGACCGGATTCTGCCCGTCATCCGTGCGCTGGCAGAGGAAAACGTGCTGATCAGCGTGGACACGATGAAAGCGGAGGTGGCCGACGCCGCGCTGTGGGCTGGCGCACACCTGATCAACGATGTGACCGCCCTGCGCGACCCAGCTATGCGCCAAGTGTGCGCCGACGCCGGAGCGCCCGCCGCGCTGATGCACATGCAGGGCGAGCCGCGCACCATGCAGCAGCGGCCCGAATACGGGGATGTGGTGGGCGAGGTGCGAGCCTTTTTGCAGGAGCGGGCGGCGGAAGTGCTGGCGGCGGGTGTGCCGTCTGTGTTGCTTGACCCCGGCTTAGGCTTTGGCAAAACGCTGGAACACAACCTGAGCTTGCTGCGGGCCACCGCTGAGCTCTCAGATTTGGGGCATCCGCTGTTGGTGGGGGCCAGCCGCAAACGCATGATCGATAGGCTGGCGGGCGTGCCAGTCGCAGCCGAGCGCGATCCCGGTTCGCTGGCCCTGCATCTGCACGCGGCGCGGCAGGGGGCAGCGTTGGTGCGTGTGCATGCGGCAGCCGCCCACGTTCAAGCCCTGCGGGTGCAAGCAGCCTTAGACCAAGTAGCCCCCAACTAAGCAGTACAGGGCACAGTGGGCTAAACTCCGGGTATGAGCCGTGTGGTATTGGAAGGACTGGAATTTCATGCGCGGCATGGCGTGTACGACACGGAAGCGGTGCTGGGCGCACGCTTCGTGATTGACGCGGAACTGCATTACCCCTTTGCGGGCCTGCCCGATCAACTGAATGCTGCCGTAAATTACGCCGCCGTCTACGACGCGATTCGGCAGGAAGTGACCGAGCAGCGCTGGCAACTGATAGAGGTGGTGGCTGACCGGGTGGCCCGCCGCGTGCTGCGTGATCAGCCGCGCCTAGAGAGCGTGACGGTGCGCGTGCATAAGCCGTTTGCCCCCATTCCGGGCGTCTTCCGCGACGTGTACGCGGAGTTGACCTTGCAGCAGGGAGAACAGACCTAAGCCTATGCAGACGGCATGGATCGCCCTCGGCGCGAACTTGGGCGAGGCGCGGCAGACCTTGCAGTGGGCACGGGCAGAACTGGCACAGCTGGGAACCGTCACGGGGGCATCGGCCCTGTACCGCACCGCGCCTGTGGGTGGCCCGCCCGGTCAGCCCGATTACCTGAACGCGGCCCTGACCCTACACACCCGCCTGCCTGCCCCAGCCCTGCTGGCAGCCCTGCACACCCTAGAAGCCCGCGCTGGACGCGAACGCCGCGAACGCTGGGAGGCCCGGATTCTAGATCTGGATTTGATCCTGTACGGTGATTTGGTGATGGAGACGCCCTCACTGACCCTGCCCCACCCCCGCGCTTGGCAGCGGGCCTTCGTGCTGGCTCCGCTGGCCGATCTAGACCCGCTGCGCCGCCACCCGGACACAGGGGAGAGTGTGGCGGAAGCGCTGGAGCGGGTGGGGCGGGACGGCGTGTTTAGGGAAACGTCCGATTGGTAACACGTTTGCCTGCCCGTGGCGCGTTATGCTAGGGCGATATGAGCAATGCTTTCTCTGACCGTTCTGGCTCCCGTGGGGGACGTGCAGGCCGCGCCTTCTTGTGGGTGGCGATCCTCCTGAGCGTGGCCCTCCTGAGTTTCGTGGTGGCGGTGGCCGTCCGCACCAATCCGCTGGCGAGTGACTACACCACCAATGGCATCAGCAAGTACAAGTTCTTGGAATACTGCAAGGAGCAACTGGAAGAGGCCGACACGCTGAGCGTGAGTTTGCAGGGCCAGAGTGTGCCTCTGAAAACCCTGATCGAGCAAAGCAGCCCGCTGGCCGCTGGCGAAAGTCTGCATGTGAGCCTCGCCGCCGATTCCCTCGAGTGGGTTGCCGCTGCCCAGCCCAACCCGGAAGGTGGCTGGTTGGCGGGCGCACCCGTGCTGATTGCCATTCACGGCAAAAATGCCAGCGTGCGCCCGGTGGGTTCGGCGGGTCTGCAATGCCTGTACAGCAAGAAAGACAAGAAGACCACGGTGCAAATCGTGCCGCCCACCCAGTAAAACTGAACTTCTCAACACGAACAGAGCGGGCCAATCTCTAGATGCAGATTGGCCTGCTGATCTTTGGTTGCTCACACTCCCCCTACAGCACCACATCCAGCCCACTCAGGCACTCTTCGGCAATGGCGCGCGCCAACGGATCACGGGTGCTGCGGGCATAGCTGACGCCCAAATGCAGATGTTGCTGCCCCGCATCGGCCCCTGCCAGCGCCAGCGTTTGAAAAAAAGCCAGATGCGTATGCGCCAGCAACACATCCCGCGTGCGCTCGGGCGGCAATGCACACAGGATAGTCAGGGCGTCTTCGTAGGCTTCGAGGGCGCGGGACTGGTCACCCTCTACAGCCCATTCGCGCCCCAGTTGCAGGTTCCGGGCGGCGGTGAGGTAGGCGGGGCGCATGGCAAGGATTGTAGGGTAACGGCGGCTGACAAGTGAGCAGGACAAGTGAGCAGGAGAGACAGGACGGCGCAGGGGCACAGAGAGTTTTAGATTCTCTGTGCCCCTGCGCCCAAGCTGATTTTCTATGGCCTATTGTTCTCAGTCACGGCGAGGTGGCCGTCCGCCCCGGTCTCCACCCGGACGGGCTTCACGCGGCGCACGGGGGGCGATTTTGCCTTCCAGTTCGGGGCGCACGAGGTCTATTTTGCCCCGGTCATCCACGTTCACGATCTTCACGCGCAGCTTGTCGCCCACGTTCAGCACGTCTTCTACAGCGTTTACGCGCTCCTCGGACATCTGGCTGATGTGCAGCATGCCGTCCTGACCGGGGAACAAATTGATGAAGGCCCCGAAAGCGGCGGTCTTGACGACAGTGCCTTCAAATTCTTCCCCAATCTTGGCCGTGCGGGTCAGGCCTTCGATTCGGGCTTTCACGGCTTCGGCAGCGGCTCCATCGGCACTGAAAATGCGTACCGTGCCGTCTTCTTCCAGCGTAATCTGTGCGCCGAGGGCCTCCAGTTCCCGAATCTGCTTGCCGCCCGGGCCGATCACTTTGCCGATCAGTTCGGGATTGATCTTGATGGTCACGATGCGCGGCGCGGTGGGAGCCAGTTCTGCGCGGGGCGCGGCCAGCACTTCGGCCATTTTGCCGAGGATGTGCAGGCGGCCCACGCGGGCTTGCTCCAGCGCCTCACGCATGATGGCGGGGGTAATGCCGCCCACCTTGATGTCCATTTGCAGCGCCGTGATGCCGTGTTCGCTGCCGCACACCTTGAAATCCATGTCGCCCAAGGCGTCTTCCAGCCCCAAAATATCGGTGAGGATGCGGTACTTGTCGCCTTCGATGACCAGACCCATCGCCACACCCGCTACTGGAGCCTTCAGCGGCACGCCCGCGTCCATCAGCGCCAAGGTTCCGGCGCAAACGGTGGCCATACTGGAGCTGCCGTTCGATTCCAGCACTTCGCCCACCACGCGGATCACGTAGGGGAATTCTTCGAAAGTGGGCAGCACGGCGCGAATGGCCCGTTTGGCAAGGTTGCCGTGCCCGATTTCGCGGCGAGACTGCCCGCCCATGCGCTTCACTTCACCTGTGGAGTACGGCGGGAAATTGTAGTGCAACAGGAATTTATCGTTGTCGTCCAGCGTGAGGTCGTCTACCAGCAGGTTGTCGCGTTCGGTGCCCAGCGTGGCGATACCCAGCACTTGGGTTTCTCCACGGGTAAAAATGGCGCTGCCGTGAGCGCGGGGCAGGCTGCGGGTTTCGATCCAGATGGGGCGCACGGTCTTAGAGTTGCGTCCATCGGCCCGCATGTCTTCTTCCAGAATCAGGCGGCGGAGTTCCTGCTTTTCTACCTTGCCAAACGCGGTTTTTAGGGCAGCAATTCGGGCTTCGGCGGCGTCCATCTCTCCCTCAGGAATCTGGGCGGCAATCAAGCGGTCACGGAGCGCCTTCAGATTCGCGCTGCGTTCCTTCTTTTTGGTGGTCAGCAGGGCGTCGCGCAGGCCAGAGCTGCGGGCGGCGGCGGCCAGTTCCGGCACGAGGTCGGGGGTCAGGTCGCCTTCGGCCAAAATGTTGAATTTTTCTTGGCCCAGTTCGGCCCGCATGGTTTCGATCAGCGAAATCACGCCTTGCATCTCGGCGTGGGCAAACTCGATGGCCCCCACGATCAGTTCCTCACTGACCGTTTGTGCGCCCGCTTCCACCATCATCACGGCGTCGCGGGTTCCGGCCACCACGAGGTCGAGTACCGAACGGTTCAGTTGCTCGGTGGTGGGGTTCAGCACGTATTGGCCGTCCACTTGGCCCACGCGCACGCAGGCAGTGGGGCCGCCCCAAGGAATATCGCTGATGCTGAGGGCCGCCGAAGCGCCGATTGGCCCCAGCACGTCGGGCAGGTTCTGCTGATCGGCGCTGATCACGGTGATGATGACCTGCGTTTCGTGGCGGTAGCCCTTGGGAAAGAGGGGCCGAATCTGGCGGTCTGTAATGCGTGCGCCCAAGATGGCCTTCTCGCCGGGGCGTCCCTCGCGGCGGTGAAACGATCCGGGAATCTTGCCTACCGCGTAATGCCTTTCTTCAAATTCCACCGTCAGAGGCAGGAAATCCAGTGGACTCTTTTCTTCGCGGGCCTGCGCGGTGACCAGCAACATCGTGTCGCCGTAGCGCAGGGTCACGCTGCCGCTGACCAGTTTGGCCAGTTTGCCCGTCTCGATGCTCAGTTCGCGGCCACCCAGCATCGTTGTAAACGTTTTTCCAATCATGCGGGCAGTCTATCCCGGTGGGGCGGCGGGAAAGAGACGCGGAAAAGGTTTTGGGGGGCGGGATGTGGGACGGAGGTTGTGGGGGATGGAAGGGAATGCCGTCGCGTGTAAACCCCCCAGTCTGCTCCGCAGCCAGCCCCCCTTGAGGGGAGCGCAAAAGCTGTTGTCCCCACCTCTAAGGGGGGGCGTTGCGCCAGCAACGGGGGGGTTGTTCTGCCAAAAAGTTGCCAAGCCAGCCAAGCTTCACCAGTCAGTCGGCATAAACTCAGGCCATGACCGCCCCGCTTCTCCCTGTGCCTACCCGCGATGTGCTCCTGACCTGCCCGCTGGATTGCCCCGACGCCTGCCGCCTGCGAATTACGTTGGCCCGCGGGGGGGACGGACAGGAACGGGCCGTGAAGCTGACCGGAGACGCCGACCACCCCTATACGCGGGGCTTTGCCTGCGTCAAAACGGTGCATTACCCGGCGCGTCAAAATCACCCGGAGCG includes the following:
- the folB gene encoding dihydroneopterin aldolase yields the protein MSRVVLEGLEFHARHGVYDTEAVLGARFVIDAELHYPFAGLPDQLNAAVNYAAVYDAIRQEVTEQRWQLIEVVADRVARRVLRDQPRLESVTVRVHKPFAPIPGVFRDVYAELTLQQGEQT
- the folP gene encoding dihydropteroate synthase — translated: MGWAEQAHALTFRFAVPGSTRTPGGWQVQWHGCGVMGILNVTPDSFSNGGEHFRLTEAVAAARAMRDAGAVMIDVGGESTRPGAVPVSAAEELDRILPVIRALAEENVLISVDTMKAEVADAALWAGAHLINDVTALRDPAMRQVCADAGAPAALMHMQGEPRTMQQRPEYGDVVGEVRAFLQERAAEVLAAGVPSVLLDPGLGFGKTLEHNLSLLRATAELSDLGHPLLVGASRKRMIDRLAGVPVAAERDPGSLALHLHAARQGAALVRVHAAAAHVQALRVQAALDQVAPN
- the pnp gene encoding polyribonucleotide nucleotidyltransferase produces the protein MIGKTFTTMLGGRELSIETGKLAKLVSGSVTLRYGDTMLLVTAQAREEKSPLDFLPLTVEFEERHYAVGKIPGSFHRREGRPGEKAILGARITDRQIRPLFPKGYRHETQVIITVISADQQNLPDVLGPIGASAALSISDIPWGGPTACVRVGQVDGQYVLNPTTEQLNRSVLDLVVAGTRDAVMMVEAGAQTVSEELIVGAIEFAHAEMQGVISLIETMRAELGQEKFNILAEGDLTPDLVPELAAAARSSGLRDALLTTKKKERSANLKALRDRLIAAQIPEGEMDAAEARIAALKTAFGKVEKQELRRLILEEDMRADGRNSKTVRPIWIETRSLPRAHGSAIFTRGETQVLGIATLGTERDNLLVDDLTLDDNDKFLLHYNFPPYSTGEVKRMGGQSRREIGHGNLAKRAIRAVLPTFEEFPYVIRVVGEVLESNGSSSMATVCAGTLALMDAGVPLKAPVAGVAMGLVIEGDKYRILTDILGLEDALGDMDFKVCGSEHGITALQMDIKVGGITPAIMREALEQARVGRLHILGKMAEVLAAPRAELAPTAPRIVTIKINPELIGKVIGPGGKQIRELEALGAQITLEEDGTVRIFSADGAAAEAVKARIEGLTRTAKIGEEFEGTVVKTAAFGAFINLFPGQDGMLHISQMSEERVNAVEDVLNVGDKLRVKIVNVDDRGKIDLVRPELEGKIAPRAPREARPGGDRGGRPPRRD
- a CDS encoding acyl-CoA-binding protein; the encoded protein is MTPEPQHAAFKQAQEDVQALSSKPGNDTMLKLYALYKQATLGDTTGERPGGFNFVAAAKYDAWKALAGQSQADAQAEYVALVERLKGQN
- a CDS encoding ImmA/IrrE family metallo-endopeptidase, encoding MRELATTYVQALPGLDTHSLMAGLDGVTLRFLPMGDRDGAYDPEHHVILINSGVRPSRQRFTLAHEISHALLLGNDDLLSDLHDAYEGDRLEGVIETLCNVGAAAILMPDTLIADLISRFGPSGRTLAELARRADVSASSALYALAERTEAPVIYAVCALSRAGAEEREPDEDGMVAPTSTKVLTVRASSAAPGVKYSLRPGTPIPDSHPIAAALETNFPISQESYVPFRSGRKMPAYLDAFPERQAVMVSFALPVAPASAPKKEED
- the folK gene encoding 2-amino-4-hydroxy-6-hydroxymethyldihydropteridine diphosphokinase: MQTAWIALGANLGEARQTLQWARAELAQLGTVTGASALYRTAPVGGPPGQPDYLNAALTLHTRLPAPALLAALHTLEARAGRERRERWEARILDLDLILYGDLVMETPSLTLPHPRAWQRAFVLAPLADLDPLRRHPDTGESVAEALERVGRDGVFRETSDW